In the Streptomyces sp. NBC_00525 genome, one interval contains:
- a CDS encoding zinc-dependent metalloprotease, which translates to MTSIGGAGMVDWNLAVATATRLVRPGPEISREEAREVVAELRGHAKAAEEHVRAFTRMIPEGTEPEDTPVLVVDRAGWIKANVAGFRELLRPLLDKMEERRGGGAGGAVFGAVGSKVTGVEVGMLLSFLASRVLGQYETFAPATRDLPASADGGGRLLLVAPNIVHVERELDADPHDFRLWVALHEETHRTQFTAVPWLRDHLQGEIQSFLDETDVDPMTFLERLREAVQALVGGRPDGEADEDGGRSLVELVQTPAQREILGRLTAVMSLLEGHADYVMDGVGPDVVSSVAEIREKFQQRRARGAGRLDQALRKLLGLDAKLRQYRDGERFVRAVVDRVGMDGFNRVWTSPNTLPTKAEIARPEDWIARVHRKAES; encoded by the coding sequence ATGACGAGCATCGGTGGTGCAGGGATGGTCGACTGGAACCTCGCAGTCGCGACGGCGACCCGCCTCGTGCGGCCGGGTCCCGAGATCAGCCGCGAGGAGGCCCGCGAAGTCGTCGCGGAACTGCGCGGGCACGCGAAGGCGGCGGAGGAGCACGTCCGCGCCTTCACCCGGATGATCCCCGAAGGGACCGAACCCGAGGACACCCCGGTCCTCGTCGTGGACCGCGCCGGCTGGATCAAGGCCAACGTCGCCGGCTTCCGCGAACTGCTGCGCCCCCTCCTGGACAAGATGGAGGAACGGCGCGGCGGCGGCGCGGGCGGCGCCGTGTTCGGCGCGGTCGGCTCCAAGGTCACCGGCGTCGAGGTCGGGATGCTGCTGTCCTTCCTCGCCTCCCGCGTCCTCGGCCAGTACGAGACCTTCGCCCCCGCCACCCGCGACCTGCCCGCCTCCGCCGACGGCGGCGGCCGGCTCCTGCTGGTCGCCCCCAACATCGTCCACGTCGAGCGCGAGCTGGACGCCGACCCGCACGACTTCCGGCTCTGGGTCGCCCTCCACGAGGAGACCCACCGCACCCAGTTCACCGCCGTGCCCTGGCTCCGCGACCACCTCCAGGGCGAGATCCAGTCGTTCCTGGACGAGACCGACGTGGACCCGATGACCTTCCTGGAGCGGCTGCGCGAGGCCGTCCAGGCCCTCGTCGGCGGCCGGCCGGACGGCGAGGCCGACGAGGACGGCGGCCGCAGCCTGGTCGAACTCGTCCAGACCCCCGCCCAGCGCGAGATCCTCGGCCGCCTCACCGCCGTCATGTCCCTCCTGGAAGGACACGCCGACTACGTGATGGACGGCGTCGGCCCCGACGTGGTGTCCTCCGTCGCCGAGATCCGCGAGAAGTTCCAGCAGCGCCGCGCCCGCGGCGCGGGCCGCCTCGACCAGGCCCTGCGCAAGCTCCTCGGCCTCGACGCCAAACTGCGCCAGTACCGCGACGGCGAGCGCTTCGTGCGCGCCGTGGTCGACCGCGTCGGCATGGACGGCTTCAACCGCGTCTGGACCTCGCCCAACACGCTCCCCACCAAGGCCGAGATCGCCCGGCCCGAGGACTGGATCGCGAGGGTGCACCGTAAGGCAGAGTCGTGA
- the tilS gene encoding tRNA lysidine(34) synthetase TilS yields MGPHPAVAAIRLAVRRVLHDVIDAYAEQTGRAGHAAPHPELARAGAGSRRGTLPGRPDTDTPLVLVACSGGADSMALASALAFEARKLPVRAGGITVDHGLQDGSDTRATEVAARLCAMDLGPVEAVAVRVGREGGPEAAARDARYAALDAAAERHGAAAVLLGHTRDDQAETVLLGLARGSGIRSLSGMAAASGPAGRYRRPFLQLDRQTARTACLAQSLPVWDDPHNIDPAYTRSRLRHEGLPALEKALGKGVVEALARTAQLSRDDADALDTWAAEADRDVRDEAGRLECAKLYVLPPAVRRRVLRRAVIDAGAPAGSLFARHIEEVDRLVTGWRGQQAINLPGRVEALRQGGRLVIRQS; encoded by the coding sequence ATGGGTCCCCATCCTGCGGTCGCGGCGATACGCCTGGCGGTCCGCCGCGTACTCCACGACGTCATCGACGCCTACGCCGAACAGACCGGACGCGCCGGGCACGCCGCCCCGCACCCCGAGCTCGCCCGGGCCGGGGCGGGCAGCCGCCGCGGCACACTCCCCGGCCGCCCCGATACGGACACCCCCCTCGTCCTCGTGGCGTGCTCCGGCGGCGCCGACTCCATGGCGCTCGCCTCCGCCCTCGCCTTCGAGGCCCGCAAACTCCCCGTCCGGGCCGGCGGCATCACCGTCGACCACGGCCTCCAGGACGGCTCCGACACCCGCGCCACCGAGGTCGCCGCCCGGCTCTGCGCCATGGACCTCGGCCCCGTCGAGGCCGTCGCCGTCCGCGTCGGCCGCGAGGGCGGCCCCGAGGCCGCCGCCCGCGACGCCCGCTACGCCGCCCTCGACGCCGCCGCCGAACGCCACGGCGCCGCCGCGGTCCTCCTCGGCCACACCCGCGACGACCAGGCGGAGACCGTCCTGCTGGGCCTCGCCCGCGGCTCCGGCATCCGCTCCCTGTCCGGCATGGCCGCCGCGTCCGGCCCGGCCGGCCGCTACCGCCGCCCCTTCCTCCAGCTCGACCGGCAGACCGCCCGCACCGCCTGCCTCGCCCAGTCCCTGCCCGTCTGGGACGACCCGCACAACATCGACCCCGCCTACACCCGCTCCCGGCTGCGCCACGAGGGCCTGCCCGCCCTGGAGAAGGCCCTCGGCAAGGGTGTCGTCGAGGCCCTCGCCCGTACGGCCCAGCTCTCCCGCGACGACGCCGACGCCCTCGACACCTGGGCCGCCGAGGCCGACCGCGACGTACGCGACGAGGCGGGCCGGCTGGAGTGCGCCAAGCTGTACGTGCTGCCGCCCGCCGTACGCCGCCGGGTGCTGCGCCGCGCCGTCATAGACGCGGGCGCCCCGGCCGGCTCCCTCTTCGCCCGGCACATCGAGGAAGTGGACCGCCTCGTCACCGGCTGGCGCGGCCAGCAGGCCATCAACCTCCCCGGCCGCGTCGAAGCCCTGCGCCAGGGTGGCAGACTGGTCATCCGGCAGAGCTGA
- the hpt gene encoding hypoxanthine phosphoribosyltransferase: MGTDLQSVLLTKEEIDAKLVELAAKIDAEYAGKDLLLVGVLKGAVMVMADLARAVSTPVTMDWMAVSSYGAGTQSSGIVRILKDLDTDIKGKHVLIVEDIIDSGLTLSWLKSNLGSREPASLEICTLLRKPDAAKVALDCKWVGFDIPNEFVVGYGLDYAEKYRNLPFVGTLAPHVYGG; this comes from the coding sequence ATGGGCACCGACCTCCAGTCGGTGCTTCTCACCAAGGAAGAGATCGACGCGAAACTCGTCGAGCTGGCCGCGAAGATCGACGCGGAGTACGCCGGCAAGGACCTGCTCCTCGTCGGGGTCCTCAAGGGCGCGGTCATGGTCATGGCGGACCTCGCGCGCGCGGTGTCCACCCCCGTCACCATGGACTGGATGGCCGTCTCCTCGTACGGCGCGGGCACCCAGTCCTCCGGCATCGTCCGCATCCTCAAGGACCTGGACACCGACATCAAGGGCAAGCACGTCCTGATCGTCGAGGACATCATCGACTCCGGCCTGACGCTGTCCTGGCTGAAGTCGAACCTCGGCTCGCGCGAGCCGGCCTCGCTGGAGATCTGCACCCTGCTGCGCAAGCCGGACGCCGCCAAGGTCGCGCTCGACTGCAAGTGGGTCGGCTTCGACATCCCCAACGAATTCGTCGTCGGCTACGGCCTCGACTACGCGGAGAAGTACCGCAACCTGCCCTTCGTCGGCACCCTCGCCCCGCACGTATACGGAGGCTGA
- the ftsH gene encoding ATP-dependent zinc metalloprotease FtsH, whose protein sequence is MDVKRYFRGPVMWIVLAVLAVVVLMNVVGSGGGYKTVDTGQVIQAISKNQVNQAKLTTGDDQIIKIELKDGQELADESGSKFQASYIGNQGVELADMLQKKFESGDIKDGYTVSPSKQSPFVSILFSLLPFVLIVVVFLFLMNQMQGGGSKVMQFGKSKAKLITKDTPKTTFADVAGSDEAVEELQEIKEFLQEPAKFQAVGAKIPKGVLLYGPPGTGKTLLARAVAGEAGVPFYSISGSDFVEMFVGVGASRVRDLFEQAKANAPAIVFVDEIDAVGRHRGAGMGGGHDEREQTLNQLLVEMDGFDVKGGVILIAATNRPDILDPALLRPGRFDRQIAVDRPDMQGRLEILKVHQKGKPVAPDVDLGAVARRTPGFTGADLSNVLNEAALLTARSNQKLIDNAMLDEAIDRVVAGPQKRTRIMSEKEKKITAYHEGGHALVAAASPQSDPVHKITILSRGRALGYTMVLPEEDKYSTTRNEMLDQLAYMLGGRAAEELVFHDPTTGAANDIEKATATARAMVTQYGMTERLGAIKFGGDNTEPFVGREMGHQRDYSEEVAALVDEEVKKLIETAHNDAWEILVENRDVLDTLVLRLLEKETLGKEEIAEIFAPIVKRPARPAWTGSARRTPSTRPPVLSPKELALTNGASTAGGAVADSVSTTKETLPEERPES, encoded by the coding sequence ATGGACGTGAAGCGATACTTCCGTGGGCCGGTCATGTGGATCGTGCTGGCCGTCCTCGCCGTGGTCGTGTTGATGAATGTCGTCGGCTCGGGCGGCGGCTACAAGACGGTGGACACCGGCCAGGTGATCCAGGCGATCAGCAAGAACCAGGTGAACCAGGCCAAACTCACCACCGGTGACGACCAGATCATCAAGATTGAGCTGAAGGACGGCCAGGAACTGGCCGACGAATCCGGCAGCAAGTTCCAGGCGAGCTATATCGGCAACCAGGGCGTCGAGCTCGCCGACATGCTGCAGAAGAAGTTCGAGAGCGGCGACATCAAGGACGGCTACACCGTCTCGCCCTCGAAGCAGTCCCCGTTCGTCTCGATCCTCTTCTCCCTGCTGCCGTTCGTCCTCATCGTCGTCGTCTTCCTGTTCCTGATGAATCAGATGCAGGGCGGCGGCTCCAAGGTCATGCAGTTCGGCAAGTCCAAGGCCAAGCTGATCACCAAGGACACCCCCAAGACGACCTTCGCCGACGTGGCGGGTTCGGACGAGGCGGTCGAGGAGCTCCAGGAGATCAAGGAATTCCTCCAGGAGCCGGCGAAGTTCCAGGCCGTCGGGGCCAAGATCCCCAAGGGCGTCCTGCTGTACGGGCCTCCCGGTACGGGCAAGACCCTGCTCGCGCGCGCCGTCGCGGGCGAGGCGGGCGTCCCGTTCTACTCGATCTCCGGTTCCGACTTCGTCGAGATGTTCGTCGGTGTCGGTGCCTCCCGGGTCCGCGACCTCTTCGAGCAGGCCAAGGCGAACGCCCCGGCCATCGTCTTCGTCGACGAGATCGACGCCGTCGGCCGCCACCGCGGCGCCGGCATGGGCGGCGGTCACGACGAGCGCGAGCAGACGCTGAACCAGCTCCTCGTGGAGATGGACGGCTTCGACGTGAAGGGCGGCGTCATCCTGATCGCCGCCACCAACCGGCCGGACATCCTGGACCCGGCGCTGCTGCGTCCGGGCCGCTTCGACCGCCAGATCGCCGTGGACCGCCCGGACATGCAGGGCCGCCTGGAGATCCTCAAGGTCCACCAGAAGGGCAAGCCGGTCGCCCCGGACGTCGACCTCGGCGCCGTCGCCCGCCGCACGCCCGGCTTCACCGGTGCCGACCTGTCGAACGTGCTGAACGAGGCCGCGCTCCTGACGGCGCGCAGCAACCAGAAGCTCATCGACAACGCCATGCTGGACGAGGCCATCGACCGCGTCGTGGCCGGCCCGCAGAAGCGGACCCGGATCATGTCCGAGAAGGAGAAGAAGATCACCGCGTACCACGAGGGCGGACACGCCCTGGTCGCGGCGGCCTCTCCGCAGTCGGACCCGGTCCACAAGATCACGATCCTCTCCCGCGGCCGCGCCCTCGGTTACACGATGGTGCTCCCGGAGGAGGACAAGTACTCCACGACGCGCAACGAGATGCTCGACCAGCTCGCGTACATGCTGGGCGGGCGCGCGGCCGAGGAGCTGGTCTTCCACGACCCGACCACCGGCGCCGCCAACGACATCGAGAAGGCCACGGCCACGGCCCGCGCGATGGTCACGCAGTACGGCATGACGGAGCGGCTCGGCGCGATCAAGTTCGGCGGCGACAACACCGAACCGTTCGTGGGCCGCGAGATGGGCCACCAGCGCGACTACTCGGAAGAGGTCGCCGCGCTGGTCGACGAAGAGGTCAAGAAGCTCATCGAGACCGCCCACAACGACGCGTGGGAGATCCTCGTCGAGAACCGCGACGTGCTGGACACCCTGGTCCTGCGCCTCCTGGAGAAGGAGACGCTGGGCAAGGAGGAGATCGCCGAGATCTTCGCCCCGATCGTCAAGCGCCCGGCCCGCCCCGCGTGGACCGGCTCCGCCCGGCGCACCCCGTCCACCCGCCCGCCGGTCCTCTCCCCGAAGGAGCTGGCCCTCACCAACGGGGCGAGCACGGCCGGCGGCGCGGTCGCGGACAGCGTCTCCACCACCAAGGAGACGCTGCCCGAGGAGCGCCCCGAGAGCTAG
- the folE gene encoding GTP cyclohydrolase I FolE, with the protein MTDPVTLDPRPEIGEFDEKRAEAAVRELLIAVGEDPDREGLRETPGRVARAYKEILAGLRQEPEDVLTTTFDLGHDEMVLVKDIEIVSLCEHHLLPFHGVAHVGYIPAESGKITGLSKLARLVEVFARRPQVQERLTTQVADSLMRILDARGAIVVVEAEHMCMSVRGIRKPGAKTTTSAVRGQLRDATTRAEAMSLILA; encoded by the coding sequence ATGACCGACCCGGTGACGCTGGACCCCCGGCCCGAGATCGGCGAGTTCGACGAGAAGCGTGCCGAGGCCGCAGTCCGAGAGCTGCTGATCGCCGTGGGCGAGGACCCGGACCGCGAGGGCCTGCGCGAGACCCCCGGCCGGGTGGCGCGGGCGTACAAGGAGATCCTGGCCGGCTTGCGGCAGGAGCCCGAGGACGTTCTGACGACGACGTTCGACCTGGGGCATGACGAGATGGTCCTGGTGAAGGACATCGAGATCGTCAGTCTCTGCGAGCACCATCTGCTTCCCTTCCACGGAGTGGCGCACGTCGGATACATCCCGGCGGAGAGCGGCAAGATCACCGGTCTGTCGAAGCTGGCCCGACTGGTCGAGGTCTTTGCCCGGCGGCCGCAGGTCCAGGAGCGGCTGACCACACAGGTCGCGGACTCGCTGATGCGCATCCTGGACGCGCGGGGCGCGATCGTGGTCGTCGAAGCCGAGCACATGTGCATGTCGGTCCGGGGCATCCGCAAACCGGGCGCCAAGACGACGACGTCGGCAGTGCGCGGACAACTGCGCGACGCGACCACACGGGCCGAGGCGATGAGCCTGATACTGGCTTGA
- a CDS encoding DUF3180 domain-containing protein yields the protein MKQLRLGVLAGLFAAAGVLSWGGARLWDSFGTLPSVPLAAPIVLAVIAVVLLATALSIRARLRAQRERRPGAKGVEPLMAARALVFAQASALVVALVAGMYGGTAVFLLGSLDIPPRRDQAIYAGFAVLAGFAVIAAALFLEHICKLPDDRDDDRPNAAAA from the coding sequence GTGAAGCAACTACGGCTCGGAGTCCTGGCCGGCCTCTTCGCCGCCGCCGGGGTCCTCTCCTGGGGCGGCGCCCGCCTCTGGGACTCCTTCGGCACCCTGCCCAGCGTCCCGCTGGCCGCGCCCATCGTGCTCGCGGTGATCGCGGTCGTCCTGCTGGCCACGGCCCTGTCCATCCGCGCCCGGCTCCGCGCCCAGCGCGAACGCCGCCCCGGCGCGAAGGGCGTCGAGCCCCTGATGGCCGCCCGCGCCCTGGTCTTCGCCCAGGCGAGCGCCCTCGTCGTGGCCCTGGTCGCCGGCATGTACGGCGGCACCGCCGTCTTCCTGCTCGGCTCCCTGGACATCCCGCCCCGGCGCGACCAGGCCATCTACGCCGGCTTCGCGGTCCTGGCCGGCTTCGCCGTCATCGCCGCGGCCCTCTTCCTGGAACACATCTGCAAGCTCCCCGACGACCGCGACGACGACAGACCGAACGCGGCGGCTGCCTGA
- the folK gene encoding 2-amino-4-hydroxy-6-hydroxymethyldihydropteridine diphosphokinase yields the protein MTAFSTEGQSDPTVQPVPASVVEQVDAADSTLSNPKLAVLSLGANLGNRLENLQGAIDALEDTPGLRVKAVSPVYETEPWGVAPGSQPSYFNAVIVVKTTLPPASLLERGQAVEEAFERVREERWGPRTIDVDIVSYADVVSDDPVLTLPHPRARERAFVLAPWHDVDPEAQLPGAGPVAELLSGVGRDGVLPRTDLELRLPE from the coding sequence ATGACTGCATTTTCCACCGAAGGGCAGAGCGACCCGACCGTACAGCCGGTGCCCGCCTCCGTGGTCGAGCAGGTGGACGCGGCGGACAGCACCCTCTCCAACCCCAAACTCGCCGTGCTCTCGCTCGGCGCCAATCTGGGCAACCGCCTGGAGAACCTCCAGGGCGCCATCGACGCGCTGGAGGACACGCCCGGCCTCCGGGTCAAGGCGGTCTCCCCGGTGTACGAGACGGAGCCGTGGGGCGTCGCGCCCGGCTCCCAGCCGTCGTACTTCAACGCGGTGATCGTCGTGAAGACGACGCTGCCCCCGGCCTCCCTCCTTGAGCGCGGCCAGGCCGTCGAGGAAGCCTTCGAGCGGGTCCGCGAGGAGCGCTGGGGGCCCCGCACGATCGACGTGGACATCGTCTCCTACGCCGACGTCGTCTCGGACGACCCCGTGCTGACCCTCCCCCACCCCCGCGCCCGTGAGCGCGCCTTCGTCCTCGCCCCCTGGCACGACGTGGACCCCGAGGCCCAGCTCCCCGGCGCCGGACCGGTCGCCGAGCTGCTGAGCGGTGTGGGGCGCGACGGGGTGCTTCCCCGGACCGACCTGGAACTGCGGCTGCCCGAGTAG
- the folB gene encoding dihydroneopterin aldolase, which produces MDRVALRGLKARGHHGVFPREREEGQTFIVDLVLGLDTRPAAAADDLTKTVHYGVVAEEVVAVVRGEPVDLIETLAERIAQQCLKHGGVEEVEVVVHKPDAPITVPFDDVTITITRSRA; this is translated from the coding sequence GTGGATCGTGTCGCGCTGCGCGGCCTCAAGGCCCGCGGGCACCACGGCGTCTTCCCCCGTGAGCGGGAGGAGGGCCAGACGTTCATCGTCGACCTGGTGCTCGGCCTCGACACCCGCCCCGCGGCGGCCGCCGACGACCTGACGAAGACCGTGCACTACGGCGTGGTCGCGGAGGAGGTCGTCGCGGTGGTCCGGGGCGAGCCGGTCGATCTGATCGAGACGCTCGCGGAGCGCATCGCCCAGCAGTGCCTCAAGCACGGCGGCGTCGAGGAGGTGGAGGTCGTGGTGCACAAGCCGGACGCGCCCATCACCGTCCCGTTCGACGACGTCACCATCACCATCACCCGGAGCCGAGCATGA
- a CDS encoding nuclear transport factor 2 family protein, producing the protein MTAPRDDHAEAAADIAAVERANTAYYEALERGDLDALTAAWLPGEDLTVSCVHPGWPVLSGRREVLRSYALIMANTEYIQFFLTDVGVSMTGDTALVTCTENILSGGPAEEGASLGPLVGQLVVATNVFRRTSDGWKLWSHHGSPVLAETGEEEDEATPS; encoded by the coding sequence GTGACCGCGCCGCGGGACGACCACGCGGAGGCCGCCGCCGACATCGCGGCCGTCGAGCGGGCCAACACGGCGTACTACGAGGCGCTGGAGCGCGGCGACCTCGACGCCCTGACGGCCGCCTGGCTGCCGGGCGAGGACCTGACGGTCTCCTGCGTCCACCCCGGCTGGCCGGTGCTCAGCGGGCGGCGCGAGGTGCTGCGCAGCTACGCGCTGATCATGGCGAACACCGAGTACATCCAGTTCTTCCTGACGGACGTCGGCGTCTCCATGACCGGCGACACCGCACTCGTGACCTGTACGGAGAACATCCTCAGCGGCGGCCCCGCCGAGGAGGGCGCCTCGCTCGGGCCGCTCGTCGGCCAGCTCGTCGTCGCGACGAATGTGTTCCGGCGCACTTCGGACGGCTGGAAGCTCTGGTCGCACCACGGTTCGCCCGTACTGGCCGAAACCGGCGAGGAAGAGGACGAAGCGACCCCTTCCTGA
- the folP gene encoding dihydropteroate synthase — protein MSTLRGTVQGLPEWDRCAVMGVVNVTPDSFSDGGRWFDTTTAVKHGLDLVGEGADLVDVGGESTRPGATRVDESEELRRVIPVVRGLVAEGVTVSVDTMRARVAEQALAAGAVLVNDVSGGQADPDMVRVVAAAGAPFVVMHWRGFSESMNSRAVYGDVVAEVVAELRARMDTVVAGGVAPERLVIDPGLGFAKDAPHDLALLARLDALHELGRPLLVAASRKRFLGRVLAGEEGAAPPPARERDAATAAVSALAARAGAWAVRVHEVRATADAVRVARAIEGAA, from the coding sequence ATGAGTACGTTGCGTGGAACGGTCCAGGGGCTGCCGGAGTGGGACCGCTGCGCGGTCATGGGGGTCGTCAACGTGACCCCCGACTCCTTCTCCGACGGAGGCCGCTGGTTCGACACCACGACGGCCGTCAAGCACGGCCTCGACCTGGTCGGCGAGGGCGCCGACCTCGTCGACGTCGGCGGAGAGTCGACCCGCCCCGGCGCCACCCGGGTGGACGAGTCCGAGGAGCTGCGCCGGGTGATCCCGGTCGTCCGCGGCCTGGTCGCCGAGGGCGTCACGGTCTCCGTGGACACCATGCGCGCCCGCGTCGCCGAACAGGCGCTCGCGGCCGGCGCCGTCCTCGTCAACGACGTCAGCGGCGGCCAGGCCGACCCGGACATGGTCCGCGTGGTCGCCGCCGCCGGGGCGCCGTTCGTCGTGATGCACTGGCGCGGCTTCAGCGAGTCGATGAACAGCCGCGCGGTGTACGGGGACGTGGTCGCCGAGGTCGTCGCCGAGCTGCGCGCCCGGATGGACACGGTGGTCGCGGGCGGCGTCGCCCCGGAGCGCCTGGTGATCGACCCCGGACTCGGCTTCGCCAAGGACGCCCCGCACGACCTCGCGCTCCTCGCCCGGCTGGACGCGCTGCACGAGCTGGGCCGGCCGCTGCTGGTGGCCGCCTCCCGCAAGCGGTTCCTGGGCCGGGTGCTGGCCGGGGAGGAGGGCGCCGCACCGCCGCCCGCCCGCGAGCGCGACGCGGCCACCGCCGCCGTCTCCGCCCTCGCCGCGCGGGCCGGTGCCTGGGCGGTACGCGTGCACGAGGTCCGGGCCACCGCCGACGCCGTGCGGGTCGCCCGCGCGATCGAGGGAGCCGCGTGA
- a CDS encoding phosphatidylglycerol lysyltransferase domain-containing protein, producing the protein MSVTLDGDKSGSVPVRTRTFVRAPRPEAVPALVGTACTVVGLIDVAAGVFPRFRHSRMHSLAEVLPGALGPFAAALSLSTGVLLLLLAHGLKRRKRRAWRAAVVLLPAGALAQFAYRHSVIGTVLSLALCYPLLRHRSEFAALPDPRSRWRALANFVLLGAGSLGLGLVVVSAHPNRLVGSPSIADRLQHVLYGLFGFEGPVDYAGDTSWTVAYSLGALGLLTAVTTIYLALRPEHPAARLTEDDETRLRGLLERHGGRDSLGHFALRRDKAVVFSPSGKAAVCYRVVSGVMLASGDPIGDVEAWPGAIERFMDEARAHSWTPAVMGCGETGGEVWTRETGLTALELGDEAVVDVADFSLAGRAMRNVRQMVKRIERGGYETRVRRVADIGDAELARIRRAAADWRGTDTERGFSMALGRIGDTADRDCFLATAHKTDEDSADSPYGDLKAVLHFVPWGTDGMSLDLMRRDRAADPGMNELLIVAALQAAPRLGIERVSLNFAMFRSALARGEKLGAGPVLRVWRGLLIFLSRWFQIESLYKFNAKFRPRWEPRFVVYRAARDLPRISFAAMQAEGFVNLALPRPLARRLPVAPRRPCAHVPPPAGGQGARTA; encoded by the coding sequence ATGTCTGTCACGCTAGATGGGGATAAATCAGGATCGGTTCCGGTTCGCACACGTACGTTCGTGCGCGCTCCACGGCCGGAGGCCGTACCGGCGCTCGTCGGCACGGCCTGCACCGTCGTCGGACTGATCGACGTCGCCGCCGGGGTCTTCCCGCGCTTCCGGCACAGCCGCATGCACAGTCTGGCCGAAGTGCTCCCCGGCGCCCTCGGCCCCTTCGCCGCCGCGCTCTCGCTGAGCACCGGCGTCCTGCTGCTCCTGCTGGCCCACGGCCTCAAGCGGCGCAAGCGACGTGCCTGGCGGGCCGCCGTCGTCCTCCTCCCCGCCGGGGCACTCGCCCAGTTCGCCTACCGGCACTCGGTCATCGGCACCGTCCTCTCACTGGCGCTGTGCTACCCGCTGCTGCGCCACCGGAGCGAGTTCGCCGCCCTGCCCGACCCGCGCAGCCGGTGGCGGGCGCTGGCCAACTTCGTGCTGCTCGGCGCCGGATCGCTCGGCCTCGGCCTGGTCGTCGTCAGCGCCCACCCCAACCGCCTGGTCGGCAGCCCCAGCATCGCCGACCGGCTCCAGCACGTGCTGTACGGCCTGTTCGGCTTCGAGGGGCCCGTCGACTACGCCGGGGACACCTCCTGGACCGTCGCCTACTCGCTCGGCGCCCTCGGCCTGCTCACCGCCGTCACCACCATCTACCTGGCCCTGCGCCCCGAGCACCCGGCCGCCCGGCTCACCGAGGACGACGAGACCCGGCTGCGCGGCCTCCTGGAGCGGCACGGCGGGCGGGACTCGCTCGGCCACTTCGCGCTCCGCCGCGACAAGGCCGTCGTCTTCTCCCCCAGCGGCAAGGCCGCCGTCTGCTACCGCGTCGTCTCCGGCGTGATGCTGGCCAGCGGCGACCCCATCGGGGACGTGGAGGCGTGGCCCGGCGCCATCGAACGCTTCATGGACGAGGCACGGGCCCACTCCTGGACCCCCGCCGTCATGGGCTGCGGCGAGACCGGCGGCGAGGTCTGGACCCGCGAGACCGGGCTCACCGCCCTGGAGCTGGGCGACGAGGCGGTGGTGGACGTCGCGGATTTCTCCCTCGCCGGACGCGCGATGCGCAACGTACGCCAGATGGTGAAGCGCATTGAGCGGGGCGGCTACGAGACCCGCGTCCGGCGCGTGGCCGACATCGGCGACGCCGAACTCGCCCGCATCCGCCGCGCCGCCGCCGACTGGCGCGGCACCGACACCGAACGCGGCTTCTCCATGGCGCTCGGCCGGATCGGTGACACGGCCGACCGGGACTGTTTCCTCGCCACCGCCCACAAGACCGACGAGGACAGCGCCGACTCCCCGTACGGCGACCTGAAGGCCGTCCTCCACTTCGTGCCGTGGGGCACCGACGGCATGTCCCTCGACCTCATGCGCCGCGACCGGGCCGCCGACCCGGGCATGAACGAGCTGCTGATCGTCGCCGCGCTCCAGGCCGCGCCCCGGCTCGGCATCGAGCGCGTCTCGCTGAACTTCGCGATGTTCCGCTCGGCCCTGGCGCGCGGCGAGAAACTGGGCGCGGGGCCCGTCCTGCGGGTCTGGCGCGGGCTGCTGATCTTCCTCTCGCGCTGGTTCCAGATCGAGTCGCTGTACAAGTTCAACGCAAAGTTCCGGCCACGCTGGGAGCCCCGTTTCGTGGTGTACCGCGCCGCCCGCGACCTGCCCCGCATCTCCTTCGCCGCGATGCAGGCCGAGGGCTTCGTGAACCTCGCGCTCCCCCGCCCGCTGGCCCGCCGCCTCCCCGTCGCGCCCCGCCGCCCGTGCGCCCACGTCCCCCCTCCGGCGGGCGGCCAGGGCGCCCGCACGGCGTAG